One window from the genome of Leucobacter aridicollis encodes:
- a CDS encoding PIG-L deacetylase family protein, whose product MSQTTPSLLVISAHAGDFVWRAGGAIAAAALKGERATVVCLSYGERGESASQWLQGKSLAEIKALRRAEAEAAAAELGADIEFLDLGDYPLVESQEAISRLVDVFRRTQPTVVLTHPLADPYNEDHPTAARMALQARVLAQAIGVQNSDGSFPSEEEIIGAPPVFFFEPHQSEQCDFKPNLLLDITESFDRKRRAMECMPAQKHMWSYYTDLAVRRGVQVKRNAGPNLGLPHETKGEAYVRFFPQVTGELS is encoded by the coding sequence TTGTCACAGACCACACCGTCATTGCTTGTCATTAGCGCCCACGCGGGCGACTTCGTCTGGCGGGCTGGCGGCGCTATCGCCGCAGCTGCGCTGAAGGGCGAACGTGCCACCGTAGTTTGCCTCTCCTATGGCGAGCGCGGTGAATCCGCGAGCCAGTGGTTGCAGGGTAAGAGCCTGGCAGAAATTAAGGCTTTGCGCCGCGCGGAGGCCGAGGCCGCGGCAGCTGAGCTCGGCGCAGATATCGAGTTTCTGGATCTCGGCGACTACCCGCTCGTCGAATCTCAGGAAGCGATTTCGCGACTTGTGGACGTGTTTCGGCGCACACAACCCACAGTCGTACTGACTCACCCGCTCGCTGATCCCTATAACGAAGATCACCCAACTGCGGCTCGCATGGCGCTTCAGGCAAGGGTACTCGCGCAGGCCATCGGCGTGCAGAACTCAGACGGTTCGTTTCCCTCGGAGGAGGAAATCATCGGTGCACCGCCCGTGTTTTTCTTTGAGCCGCATCAATCTGAGCAGTGCGACTTCAAGCCAAACCTCCTGCTCGACATCACCGAGTCCTTCGACAGGAAGCGTCGTGCGATGGAGTGCATGCCGGCGCAGAAGCACATGTGGTCTTACTACACGGATCTCGCGGTGCGCAGGGGCGTGCAAGTCAAGCGAAACGCGGGCCCGAACCTTGGTCTACCGCACGAGACAAAGGGAGAGGCTTACGTTCGTTTCTTCCCCCAGGTGACAGGGGAGCTTTCATGA
- a CDS encoding endonuclease/exonuclease/phosphatase family protein, producing MKTISYNLRKNRAIGELATLVDNHGAELLCLQEADTVNLPSRIGSLSLVRATEKNRLGLAMYVDAERFDVRSAQAFQLKKSLHDRVLSPAHERLLGARIHDRETGSDFMAASFHAAPLTARNSLRRVQISAAIDELAAIGPGLPSIMVGDYNYPVFHNRLMEHVRASGYDTNFSDKRTYNRYLLFRGHYDFVTSTGFEIARVQTLGRGSSDHLPIMVTAQRHEALVPLAA from the coding sequence GTGAAGACGATTAGTTACAACCTGCGCAAGAACCGCGCCATCGGTGAACTCGCTACCCTCGTCGACAATCACGGAGCAGAACTCCTCTGCCTCCAAGAGGCCGACACCGTGAACCTCCCCTCGCGTATCGGATCGCTCTCCCTGGTGCGCGCGACTGAGAAGAACCGGCTCGGGCTCGCAATGTACGTCGACGCAGAACGCTTCGACGTGCGGTCTGCTCAGGCATTCCAGCTCAAGAAGTCGCTGCACGACCGTGTGCTGTCGCCCGCGCACGAGCGACTGCTCGGCGCCCGCATCCACGACCGCGAGACAGGCTCCGATTTCATGGCAGCCTCGTTCCACGCGGCACCCCTCACCGCGCGCAATTCGCTGCGTCGCGTGCAGATTAGTGCAGCGATAGATGAGCTCGCGGCCATCGGCCCGGGCCTGCCCTCCATCATGGTCGGCGACTACAACTACCCCGTCTTCCATAACCGCCTCATGGAGCACGTACGTGCATCGGGCTACGACACAAACTTCTCAGATAAGCGCACGTACAACCGGTACCTGCTCTTCCGGGGTCACTACGACTTCGTCACCTCGACGGGGTTCGAGATCGCCCGCGTGCAGACTCTGGGCCGCGGCTCCTCTGACCATCTGCCGATCATGGTGACGGCGCAGCGCCACGAGGCGCTCGTGCCGCTCGCGGCCTAG
- a CDS encoding PrpF domain-containing protein codes for MWHSRRSAVADDPGLVGIPCVWMRGGTSKGAFLLGSEVPSDECARADLAKRILGSPDPQQIDGIGGAHPLSSKVAVVSPSAEVGVDLVYEFLQVAVESGEVSRAQTCGNLLAGVVPFAIERGILTPRAGRTTAVVRLLNTGDLATVSLATEDGRLRYDGDYALDGVPGTGCPIVIEVHGSGKLLPTGLPAQDVLGTSVTLIDNGMPVVVIRASDLGISGYESPEELEALDAVRDRVESIRLAAGRLMGLGNVAALSVPKMMFVAPPRTDGSITVRALIPHRAHRSIGVLMAASVAAATTIPGAVGSEWGVHGNEILIEHAAGIFASNVKTRLGADGEWQGSSVSTRTARKLFEGRVFPVPAGA; via the coding sequence ATGTGGCACAGCAGGAGATCAGCCGTGGCCGATGACCCCGGCCTAGTGGGCATCCCATGTGTCTGGATGCGCGGTGGAACGTCCAAAGGTGCATTCCTACTTGGCTCCGAGGTGCCCAGCGACGAGTGTGCCCGCGCTGATCTTGCAAAGAGAATTCTCGGAAGCCCCGACCCTCAACAGATCGATGGGATTGGTGGTGCTCACCCGCTGTCAAGCAAAGTCGCCGTTGTTTCCCCAAGTGCGGAAGTCGGAGTGGACCTCGTCTATGAATTTCTTCAGGTGGCAGTCGAATCTGGCGAGGTGAGCCGGGCGCAGACCTGTGGAAATCTGCTTGCTGGCGTTGTCCCGTTCGCGATCGAGCGCGGAATTCTCACTCCACGCGCCGGACGAACAACCGCCGTCGTTCGCCTTCTCAATACGGGAGATCTCGCGACGGTGAGTCTCGCAACCGAGGACGGCAGGCTTCGCTATGACGGCGACTATGCACTCGATGGCGTCCCTGGAACTGGTTGTCCGATCGTCATCGAGGTGCACGGCAGCGGAAAGCTGTTGCCGACCGGCCTTCCCGCTCAGGACGTACTGGGCACCAGCGTCACACTCATTGACAACGGAATGCCAGTCGTCGTAATCCGGGCGAGCGATCTTGGGATCTCGGGGTACGAGAGCCCCGAAGAGCTGGAAGCCTTGGACGCGGTGCGAGACCGGGTCGAATCGATCAGGCTTGCAGCTGGACGGCTCATGGGGCTCGGGAACGTCGCAGCGCTTTCGGTGCCGAAGATGATGTTCGTTGCGCCTCCGCGAACCGACGGGTCCATCACGGTTCGCGCCCTCATTCCGCATCGAGCTCACCGCTCCATCGGGGTGCTCATGGCCGCAAGCGTTGCGGCGGCGACTACGATCCCGGGTGCTGTGGGCTCGGAGTGGGGCGTCCACGGGAACGAAATTCTCATTGAGCATGCAGCTGGAATCTTCGCATCTAACGTCAAGACTCGGCTGGGGGCGGACGGAGAGTGGCAAGGAAGTTCCGTTTCGACACGCACCGCTCGAAAGCTGTTTGAAGGACGAGTCTTCCCAGTTCCGGCCGGGGCGTAA
- a CDS encoding ABC transporter permease, with product MALVVLSALTSETPRPGNISLSNFTLSNFSTVFGTGAMRAAGNSLIVGIGGSAVALLCGGFLAFVTARTNAPARKFLYFAGLMPMFLPSFVGALAWGLLGGPNAGLLNILARDLGLAPFMNIYTLPGLIVLLGIYYAPYAFLLIHASFSLMNPDLEESARVHGATPGQVLRRVTFPLATPAILGAAILIFTLTVENFPVAQMIGSAGGLDTLPTYIFRLMNSAPSRGNEAAAVAIALVAVVLIVTAIQRRVISKRTFTTVSGKGLKPAKVDLGWFRIPALILGALYFVVTAVLPIGALIFVAMHDSPYVASVVGSIQAGNLNFNAFADVLTNSTVHKATTNSLVVSISAAVIGTVLAFIVSYVVNRTRIPGRAGLGYISMIPLAVPAIVLGLGLLWTWLLIPLPVYGTLVVMVIAFTAAQMPQGFQGASAGILQIHQDLEDSAVMHGANRVRAIWRVTVPLLRVPLTSTFLLLLMLSMRELTVPLFLFTTDTRLLSIVIFDNYENGILQSSAATSVLYCVLIFLLAWLARRFGEERQRTS from the coding sequence GTGGCGCTCGTCGTTCTTTCAGCGCTCACGTCTGAGACCCCGCGACCCGGGAACATCTCGTTGTCGAATTTCACGCTGTCGAACTTCAGTACCGTGTTCGGAACGGGGGCGATGCGGGCGGCGGGTAACTCGTTGATCGTCGGCATAGGCGGCTCGGCTGTGGCGCTCCTGTGCGGTGGTTTCCTGGCCTTCGTCACCGCGCGAACGAACGCGCCGGCGCGCAAATTTCTGTACTTCGCAGGCCTCATGCCGATGTTTCTTCCAAGCTTTGTCGGCGCCCTAGCCTGGGGGCTACTTGGCGGGCCCAATGCGGGACTGCTGAACATTCTGGCTCGAGACCTCGGGCTGGCCCCGTTCATGAACATCTATACGCTGCCAGGCCTCATCGTACTCTTGGGGATCTATTACGCTCCGTACGCCTTCCTGTTGATTCATGCCTCGTTTAGCCTGATGAACCCGGATCTCGAAGAGTCGGCTCGCGTGCACGGTGCAACCCCCGGTCAGGTCCTGCGGCGTGTGACCTTCCCGCTTGCGACGCCGGCTATTCTTGGCGCAGCAATCCTGATCTTTACGCTGACAGTTGAGAACTTTCCGGTGGCGCAGATGATTGGCTCCGCCGGTGGACTTGATACGCTCCCAACGTACATTTTCAGGCTCATGAACTCCGCGCCCTCTCGCGGCAACGAAGCGGCGGCCGTTGCGATTGCGCTCGTGGCCGTAGTGCTCATTGTCACTGCCATACAGCGGCGAGTGATCTCGAAACGAACGTTCACCACTGTGTCAGGCAAGGGGCTGAAGCCGGCGAAGGTAGACCTGGGTTGGTTCCGCATTCCCGCCCTCATCCTCGGCGCTCTGTACTTTGTTGTCACTGCAGTTTTGCCGATCGGCGCGCTCATCTTCGTGGCGATGCATGATTCTCCCTATGTTGCGAGCGTGGTCGGATCGATCCAGGCGGGGAACCTGAACTTCAATGCGTTTGCCGACGTGCTGACCAACTCGACTGTTCACAAAGCGACGACGAACTCGCTTGTTGTCTCGATCTCGGCTGCAGTTATCGGTACTGTGCTTGCATTCATCGTCTCCTATGTTGTTAACCGCACACGGATTCCTGGGCGAGCTGGTCTCGGTTACATCAGCATGATTCCGCTCGCAGTCCCCGCGATTGTGCTCGGTCTCGGCCTGCTATGGACCTGGCTGCTCATTCCACTCCCCGTTTACGGGACGCTTGTCGTAATGGTGATCGCGTTCACTGCCGCTCAGATGCCGCAGGGGTTTCAGGGGGCGAGCGCGGGAATTCTGCAGATTCATCAAGACCTTGAAGACAGCGCAGTTATGCATGGTGCAAACCGCGTCCGAGCGATTTGGCGAGTGACGGTGCCCCTCTTACGCGTTCCGCTGACATCGACGTTCCTGTTGCTCCTCATGTTGTCGATGCGTGAACTGACAGTGCCGCTGTTCTTGTTCACCACCGATACAAGGCTGCTCTCGATCGTGATCTTTGATAACTACGAGAACGGAATTCTCCAGAGTAGTGCTGCGACGAGTGTGCTCTACTGCGTCCTTATATTCCTGCTTGCCTGGCTTGCGCGTCGGTTCGGCGAAGAACGCCAGCGAACGTCATAA
- a CDS encoding GntR family transcriptional regulator, whose product MTTETAPKQTSALDDAIAAIRDSILQGEFSPQQRLVEVDLCEQLGVSRAVVRNALLKLTTEGLVEHLPNRGVRVRAITLEEAIEIVETRAALESLGARKAAQRVSPEARQHLTSLREGIVAAVESGNLAEYSALHQQLDQFIRELSGHTTSSQILERLQAQGARHQFRLSFRPGRAATSAPEHLAIIDALLAEDPDAAAAATVAHLDGVIAAMREG is encoded by the coding sequence GTGACGACTGAAACTGCACCGAAGCAGACAAGCGCACTCGACGACGCCATCGCTGCCATTCGAGATTCAATCTTGCAGGGTGAGTTCTCCCCGCAGCAGCGCCTCGTCGAAGTCGATCTGTGCGAACAGCTCGGCGTCTCACGCGCTGTGGTTCGAAATGCTCTCCTAAAGCTGACCACGGAGGGACTTGTCGAACATCTCCCGAACCGTGGGGTTCGCGTGAGGGCAATCACACTTGAAGAAGCGATCGAAATCGTGGAAACGCGTGCAGCGCTTGAGTCCTTGGGCGCCAGGAAGGCAGCCCAGCGGGTCTCACCTGAAGCCCGCCAACACCTTACATCTCTGCGCGAGGGCATCGTCGCTGCTGTTGAATCGGGCAACCTCGCCGAGTACTCCGCCCTTCACCAGCAGCTCGATCAATTCATTCGCGAGCTCTCTGGACACACCACTTCCTCTCAGATTCTTGAGCGCCTGCAGGCTCAGGGCGCCAGGCACCAATTCCGCCTCAGCTTCCGCCCCGGCCGGGCGGCCACGTCCGCTCCGGAGCACCTCGCAATCATTGACGCCCTCCTGGCAGAGGATCCCGATGCGGCAGCGGCGGCTACCGTAGCGCACCTAGACGGCGTCATCGCAGCAATGCGAGAAGGGTAG
- a CDS encoding LysR family transcriptional regulator has product MLEMKRLRLLWELSARGTVVQVAEALNYSPSAVSQQLALLEKEVGTPLLRRVGRTLELTAAAEALVAETAELLAGLERAETAAHRVRGEVAGSVRVAVFQTAVLAIMPQALRRLRTDYPSLRVEMVQHEPETALHETSVRGFDLVVAEQYPGHAPAQFAGLDHAPLTFDAIQLALPRLGAGDAEFDTVERLEDAASLPWVMEPRGAASRHWAEQACRTAGFEPDVRYETADLQAHVRLIESGNAVALLPGLVRAETRLRMVDLPGDPHRSIFTAARISNAESPAVLAVRETLAIEAASLAKSAENTYTVEP; this is encoded by the coding sequence ATGCTCGAGATGAAACGTCTGCGTTTGCTCTGGGAACTCTCCGCCCGCGGCACCGTTGTGCAGGTCGCAGAGGCGCTGAACTACAGCCCGTCGGCCGTCTCGCAGCAGCTCGCGCTGCTCGAAAAAGAGGTCGGAACGCCGCTCCTTCGCCGGGTCGGCAGAACGCTCGAGCTCACCGCTGCGGCCGAGGCCCTCGTCGCCGAGACCGCCGAGCTGCTCGCAGGCCTTGAGCGAGCCGAGACCGCCGCCCACCGAGTGCGTGGGGAGGTCGCCGGGTCGGTCCGCGTCGCGGTGTTCCAGACCGCCGTGCTTGCGATCATGCCGCAAGCCCTCAGGCGGCTGCGTACCGACTATCCGAGCCTGCGCGTCGAGATGGTGCAGCACGAGCCCGAGACCGCCCTCCACGAGACGAGCGTGCGCGGCTTCGACCTCGTCGTCGCCGAACAATATCCGGGCCACGCGCCAGCCCAGTTCGCGGGGCTCGATCACGCGCCGCTCACATTCGACGCGATCCAGCTCGCGCTCCCGCGTCTCGGCGCCGGCGACGCCGAGTTCGACACCGTCGAGCGGCTCGAAGACGCGGCGTCCTTACCGTGGGTCATGGAGCCGCGGGGTGCCGCGTCAAGGCACTGGGCTGAGCAGGCCTGCCGGACGGCCGGATTTGAGCCCGATGTGCGCTACGAAACCGCCGATCTCCAAGCCCACGTGCGGCTCATTGAATCGGGTAACGCGGTCGCACTGCTGCCTGGCCTCGTGCGCGCCGAGACCAGGTTGCGGATGGTCGACCTGCCCGGAGACCCCCATCGATCCATCTTCACAGCGGCGCGCATCTCGAACGCCGAGTCGCCAGCTGTGCTCGCGGTACGAGAAACTCTCGCAATTGAGGCCGCTTCGCTGGCAAAATCCGCAGAAAACACATACACGGTTGAACCATAG
- a CDS encoding NAD(P)-dependent oxidoreductase, translated as MTIVAILGLGEAGAIYARGFRDAGFAVAGYDPFATVGEPGIRQEAELTAALSGAELVVSLVGARAAAAVANEAFAGMAAGAVYADLNTGSPALKEQLESEASASGVLFADVAVLAPVPRSGVRTPLMASGLGAARFDELVKAADTPVQVVDGKAGEAAGRKLLRSVFMKGLAAVVIESVGAAELAGAETWLREQIVAELSGDAEALIQRLIDGSTTHAARRAHEVADAKEYLEDLGQPTWMSTATIQWFDQLLATADAAHTSEGARA; from the coding sequence ATGACAATCGTTGCAATACTCGGTCTCGGCGAGGCTGGAGCGATCTATGCCCGCGGATTTCGGGACGCTGGCTTTGCGGTCGCCGGGTACGACCCGTTCGCCACTGTTGGTGAGCCTGGCATCCGCCAGGAGGCTGAACTCACTGCCGCCCTTTCTGGTGCTGAACTCGTAGTGAGCCTGGTTGGAGCACGGGCGGCGGCAGCTGTGGCGAACGAAGCCTTCGCAGGCATGGCCGCGGGGGCCGTGTACGCAGACCTCAACACTGGCAGTCCCGCACTCAAGGAACAGCTTGAAAGCGAAGCCTCTGCCAGCGGTGTGCTGTTCGCAGACGTGGCTGTGCTTGCGCCTGTTCCCCGCTCCGGCGTCCGCACCCCGCTCATGGCTAGTGGCCTCGGCGCAGCGCGATTTGACGAGCTCGTCAAGGCTGCGGATACGCCAGTCCAGGTGGTTGATGGAAAGGCCGGTGAAGCCGCCGGGAGAAAGCTGCTGCGCAGTGTCTTCATGAAAGGCCTGGCTGCGGTCGTTATTGAAAGCGTAGGCGCAGCTGAACTGGCGGGCGCCGAGACATGGCTCCGCGAACAGATCGTGGCCGAGCTCTCCGGCGATGCGGAGGCACTAATCCAGCGGCTGATTGATGGCTCAACCACGCACGCTGCGCGGCGTGCACATGAAGTCGCGGACGCAAAAGAATACCTCGAGGATCTCGGCCAACCTACGTGGATGAGTACCGCTACGATCCAGTGGTTCGATCAGTTGCTCGCGACGGCAGACGCAGCGCACACAAGCGAAGGAGCTCGCGCATGA
- a CDS encoding ABC transporter substrate-binding protein, which produces MKTRILRGMAVAASLGLLLAGCSASDNGQETPAPAAGGDLVVDGELVASAEVYEAAKQEGTLVFYTGASEVSEKEVTDAFTELTDIPVEIVRLAPNKLQERILSENAAGKLGADIVRISGEDLIVALAEDEVFQKTELTDDVAGSLIEGAAFDEGLYYNSFDRVYSFGYNNQVIAEADAPDNWADLTSAEYKGQVGLVQVGAGGSTAALTRFQFDKLGEKWMKDLAANDPRVFDSSANLTDALARGEIGVGMVPIGTAYSAIIAGAPITIAMPEEGAAAYPFYLGQTQSTSRSNAATVFMNWLLSASGQSLAASIGDYPVNEKAPNPTIGDVELPALDSGFLYRSTLDESLANLEADAKLWMQIFDYTG; this is translated from the coding sequence ATGAAAACACGGATCCTTCGGGGGATGGCGGTTGCCGCGTCCCTTGGACTTCTCCTCGCAGGCTGCTCGGCCTCCGACAACGGCCAAGAAACTCCTGCGCCTGCCGCTGGTGGTGATCTTGTGGTTGACGGAGAGCTTGTCGCATCAGCGGAGGTATATGAAGCCGCAAAGCAAGAAGGCACCCTGGTCTTCTACACAGGGGCGAGTGAGGTTTCTGAGAAGGAAGTCACTGATGCCTTTACGGAGCTGACAGACATTCCAGTTGAGATTGTGCGCCTGGCGCCGAACAAGCTGCAGGAGCGAATCCTCAGCGAGAACGCTGCCGGCAAACTCGGCGCAGACATTGTGCGTATCTCGGGCGAAGACCTCATCGTTGCGCTCGCGGAAGATGAGGTTTTCCAGAAGACTGAACTTACCGACGATGTAGCAGGATCCCTGATTGAAGGTGCGGCATTCGACGAGGGGCTCTACTACAACAGCTTCGACAGGGTGTACAGCTTTGGGTACAACAACCAGGTGATCGCGGAGGCCGACGCCCCCGACAACTGGGCAGATCTCACTTCGGCCGAGTACAAGGGGCAAGTCGGCCTCGTGCAGGTAGGTGCGGGCGGCAGCACGGCAGCGCTTACGCGTTTCCAGTTCGACAAGCTCGGTGAGAAATGGATGAAGGATCTCGCTGCGAATGACCCGCGCGTCTTTGATTCGTCAGCCAACCTCACGGATGCCCTAGCGCGCGGCGAGATTGGCGTTGGCATGGTGCCGATCGGAACGGCCTACTCGGCGATTATCGCTGGCGCTCCGATTACTATCGCGATGCCCGAAGAAGGGGCTGCTGCCTACCCGTTCTATCTCGGGCAAACACAGTCGACTTCACGCTCGAACGCCGCGACAGTATTCATGAACTGGCTGCTGTCGGCAAGCGGCCAATCACTTGCAGCCTCGATCGGTGACTACCCGGTCAACGAGAAAGCTCCAAACCCAACGATCGGTGATGTGGAACTGCCGGCGCTTGATTCAGGCTTCCTGTACCGTTCAACACTTGACGAGTCGCTTGCAAACCTTGAGGCGGACGCGAAGCTCTGGATGCAGATTTTCGACTACACCGGTTAG
- a CDS encoding ABC transporter ATP-binding protein: MTISIENLTLSYGDSVAVRNLSLEIEQGEALVLLGQSGCGKTSTMRCIAGLETPDEGRISVDGEVLFDAERGINRPSHKRNIGMVFQSYAIWPHMSVFENVAFPLRMKKLPKAEVSRRVAEAISVVGLDGFADRGASMLSGGQMQRVALARSIVMEPSVMLLDEPLSNLDARLRHRLRTDLRELQHRLGLTAVYVTHDQEEALALADHIAMMQFGRIVQIGRPDEIYGRPLSASIADFLGVANIIPVRSLGTRSVGLESSDVAIQVGPYDHRADELRACIRAEDILLGDDVPAESANTLEGEIIAREFLGPTATFRVRIAPGVELDVLGTKQQANRTREGERVRVHLPVEAVQVLPTEAPELGERVQERAA, encoded by the coding sequence ATGACAATCAGTATTGAGAATCTCACGCTCAGCTACGGTGACTCCGTCGCTGTCCGAAATCTGAGCCTTGAAATTGAACAGGGCGAAGCGCTGGTTCTGCTTGGTCAGTCAGGGTGCGGAAAGACGAGCACGATGCGCTGCATTGCTGGCCTCGAGACACCCGACGAGGGAAGGATATCTGTCGACGGGGAAGTTCTATTCGACGCTGAGAGGGGGATCAACCGCCCTTCACACAAACGCAACATTGGCATGGTGTTTCAGTCCTATGCAATCTGGCCGCACATGAGTGTGTTCGAGAATGTGGCGTTTCCCTTGCGGATGAAGAAGCTTCCCAAAGCTGAGGTCTCCCGTAGAGTCGCAGAAGCGATCTCAGTAGTTGGGCTCGACGGCTTTGCTGACCGCGGCGCGAGCATGCTCTCCGGCGGGCAGATGCAGCGCGTTGCGCTGGCCCGTTCGATCGTCATGGAGCCGTCGGTCATGCTGCTCGACGAGCCACTCTCGAACCTCGACGCGCGCCTCAGGCATCGGCTGCGCACGGACCTCCGTGAACTACAGCACCGACTTGGATTGACCGCGGTTTACGTGACTCATGATCAAGAAGAAGCGCTTGCGCTCGCCGACCATATTGCAATGATGCAGTTTGGCAGGATCGTGCAGATTGGCCGCCCGGACGAGATCTATGGGCGACCCCTCAGTGCGTCCATCGCCGACTTTCTCGGGGTGGCGAACATCATTCCGGTGCGCTCACTCGGCACCCGGAGTGTTGGCCTTGAAAGCAGCGATGTTGCGATCCAGGTCGGACCCTACGATCACCGCGCTGATGAGCTGCGAGCCTGCATTCGTGCTGAAGACATTCTTCTCGGTGATGACGTGCCGGCGGAGTCCGCGAATACACTTGAGGGCGAGATTATTGCCCGTGAGTTCCTCGGGCCGACTGCAACCTTCCGGGTCAGAATCGCCCCTGGTGTTGAACTTGACGTCCTCGGCACGAAGCAGCAGGCGAATCGCACTCGCGAAGGAGAGCGCGTGCGTGTTCACCTGCCAGTCGAGGCTGTACAGGTCCTTCCAACGGAGGCGCCCGAGCTCGGTGAACGCGTGCAGGAGCGTGCAGCGTGA
- a CDS encoding 4-carboxy-4-hydroxy-2-oxoadipate aldolase/oxaloacetate decarboxylase, translating into MNHVIVTDIARADSNAIAELGELGVATVHEAMGRCGLVGPSVRPVQHGARLAGSAVTVQCWPGDNLMIHAAVEQCEPGDVLVVTTVSPSLDGSFGELFATALQRRGVRGIITSGGVRDVAELREMGFHAWAGAQNAQGTVKATGGSVNVPIVVGGAQIDAGDVIVADDDGVVCVPRAQLARVLESSRARVAREVVARAAYEQGVLSLDHNGLRPLLAELGVTYVAQQEISRGR; encoded by the coding sequence ATGAATCATGTGATTGTGACGGACATCGCCCGTGCAGACTCCAATGCGATCGCTGAGCTCGGCGAATTGGGCGTCGCAACCGTTCACGAGGCGATGGGACGGTGCGGGCTTGTTGGCCCAAGTGTTCGGCCGGTGCAGCACGGTGCACGTTTGGCTGGCAGTGCTGTCACTGTGCAGTGTTGGCCGGGTGACAACCTCATGATTCATGCTGCTGTGGAGCAGTGCGAGCCGGGGGACGTGCTCGTTGTGACGACCGTGTCGCCCTCGCTTGACGGGTCATTCGGGGAACTCTTCGCAACAGCGTTGCAGCGCCGCGGGGTGCGCGGGATTATTACCTCGGGAGGGGTCAGGGACGTCGCCGAGCTGCGTGAAATGGGTTTTCATGCCTGGGCTGGCGCCCAGAATGCGCAGGGAACCGTGAAGGCCACCGGCGGTAGTGTCAACGTGCCAATCGTTGTCGGCGGAGCCCAAATTGATGCCGGGGATGTCATTGTTGCTGACGACGATGGGGTCGTGTGCGTTCCGCGCGCTCAACTCGCGCGAGTGCTCGAGAGTTCTCGAGCGCGCGTCGCGCGCGAAGTGGTTGCTCGTGCGGCCTACGAGCAGGGGGTGCTCAGTCTCGACCACAACGGGTTGCGACCACTGCTCGCAGAACTCGGTGTAACGTATGTGGCACAGCAGGAGATCAGCCGTGGCCGATGA